One region of Eriocheir sinensis breed Jianghai 21 chromosome 36, ASM2467909v1, whole genome shotgun sequence genomic DNA includes:
- the LOC127007685 gene encoding eukaryotic translation initiation factor 3 subunit G-like codes for MPSADEVKSSWADEVEEVEGGNLPPPVEKNDGSTKTITEYTLNDDGKKVKIVSHYKIEKHRVARTIAERKTWKKYGLSKNDKPGPNPATTITAEDVFMHFLSNKEEETNEQEELKKKLMDAQKGQVKCRLCKEDHWTKQCPYKDKLEPLRSSLLGEEKPEEEAAQPGGPPVDKAKLAGGTQGKYVPPSMRDGGSKKGESMMSSRGRDETATVRVTNLSENTREQDLQDLFRPFGDISRIFLAKDKNTGQSKGFAFINFKRREDAAKAIQILNGYGYDHLILSVEWAKPSGTQ; via the exons atGCCGTCCGCGGATGA GGTCAAGTCCAGTTGGgctgatgaagtggaggaggtcgAAG GAGGTAACCTTCCGCCGCCTGTTGAGAAGAATGACGGAAGCACCAAGACCATCACAGAGTACACACTCAATGATGATGGGAAGAAGGTCAAG ATCGTGAGCCACTACAAGATTGAGAAGCACCGCGTGGCCCGGACCATTGCCGAGAGGAAGACTTGGAAGAAGTACGGCCTCAGTAAGAATGACAAGCCTGGCCCCAACCCAGCCACAACCATCACTGCTGAGGACGTGTTCATGCAT TTCCTgagtaacaaggaggaggaaacgaatgaACAAGAGGAGCTGAAGAAGAAGCTGATGGATGCACAGAAGGGTCAGGTCAAGTGTCGGCTGTGTAAGGAGGACCATTGGACCAAGCAGTGcccctacaaggacaagctggagccccTCCGCTCCTCTCTCCTG GGTGAGGAGAAGCCAGAGGAAGAGGCTGCTCAGCCTGGAGGGCCACCAGTGGACAAGGCCAAGCTTGCTGGAGGCACACAGGGCAAGTACGTCCCTCCTTCCATGAGGGACGGAGGCTCCAAGAAGGGAGAGTCCATGATGTCCTCCAGGGGTCGAG ATGAAACAGCAACAGTGCGTGTGACCAACCTGTCAGAGAACACCAGGGAGCAGGATCTTCAGGACCTCTTCCGGCCCTTCGGGGACATCAGCCGCATCTTCCTGGCCAAGGACAAAAACACTGGCCAGTCCAAGGGATTTGCCTTCATCAATTTCAAG AGGAGAGAAGATGCTGCCAAGGCCATCCAGATCCTCAACGGCTACGGTTATGACCACTTGATCCTGAGTGTGGAATGGGCCAA GCCCTCTGGGACACAGTGA